A region of the Pseudoprevotella muciniphila genome:
AAAAACAATGGAGATATCATTCGAGAAAGACTATTTGCGAGAACTTTTCTACGAAGGCAAGACCAGCGACAGACATCATCGCTATCAACCCGAAATAGTAAAGAGATATATCCGTGTGATAAACATTCTCGAGTCTGTAGAAAAACCTGTGGATCTTTTTCGTTTTCGCTCCCTTCACTACGAGAAGCTGATTGGCGATAAAGTGGGATTGGAATCTGTGCGGGTGAACAAGCAATATCGTGTCGAATTTAAGTCACAGCCAAGTGGTGAAATAACAATTTGCAGAATTATAGATTTGTCTAATCATTATAAATAACGACATATTATGGGAAGTTTAGGTTATGGGGCTTATCCCACACATCCGGGAGAAGTATTGAAAGATGAGTTGGCAGAGCGTGGCATCAGTCAGCGCAAATTGGCAGAGAGCATGGGTCTGACCTATTCGGTGGTTAACGAAATACTTAACGGCCATCGTCCTTTGACAGCGAAAACAGCTTTGATGTTTGAGGCGGCTTTGGATGTTCCTGCCGACTCACTGATGTATCTTCAGACGAAGTATAACATGCAGACGGCTCGCAAAGACACCACCCTGCTCAGCAACATCAAGAAGATAAAGAAAATTGCTGCCGTATTTTAGAGGCGTTGCTCCTACTTGACTGTGCAAGCCAACAGAGCGAGCGAACACAAAAAAATAGCCCGATAGTCTTTTTACAGGCTTTCGGGCTATATATGGTCCTTTGAGTTTTTATTTTACACGTCCTTTATTTCTACAAGTTTCCACAGCACGAGGAAGTGCACGCAGAGGATTAAAACGACGGACACTATGTAGAGAGGTACTGCCACGCCAAAGATGGCGAAACAGAGGTTTACTGCCAACATTAGGAACAATACGATAGTGCTCCAGACTTTCATATTCACGTTTTGACGGTCGTTGTCAAGGCGCAACGCGATGAGTGGCAGGATCGCTGAGAGTAAGCATACCTCTGTTCCGGTGGCTAATAACCAATCGCTTTCATCACCTTTAGAATTTGCGATATAATAAGCCAAATAGGCAAAAGCCGCCGTAATAATGAGGCTCAACAGTGTTGGAAAAAGTTTGAGTTTCATTGTTCGCTCATATTTATTGGTTAGGCATTGGCGGTGGCGCGAGTGCCACAAGACGCAGCACCTGCGGTGTGTTTTCCACCGGCTGCCAACTTGTCAAACCAGGGAACCAGCACAGCGAGTCTTTTGTTACCTTGCCTTGAGTTATAAGACTGCACAATTCGCTCTCGCTCAGAGGCCCTACCTGCTTGCCTTCAAGAGCCACATAACAGGTTGCCGGTAAGGGTGGTGGGCACATGCCTGGTGCTGCTGCGGGATTGGGTGCCGGCATTGACTGGATTGAACCGGGTATATACATCGTCCGCATTGTCTGATTCATCATATTCACCATTTGCTGCGCCACTGCCATACTCAGGCCGAACTCCACCAACCGGTCAACGGAGAAAAAACTCTGATCATTCATTTACTACTCTTTTTTTAATTATAGTGTTTTCGTGTTTTTATTTATTATCATTCAACCAATCCGCCAACATTCCTACCGACACTATAATAAGAACCTGCTTGATAATCCACCAAAGCAGACGGAATGGAGCCTTTATTATCTTTTTGATACAACCTTCCTTCTTTGTAGTTTCCTTTATGTGAATCACCTTCTCCGTAACTTGAGGCGGATTCATTCGTCTTTGATAGCTCTCACTATAACTTGACTCGTCTATTTCACCTTTATCATTTATAAGCACTTTCGCATAATAATCATCACCATTTGTGCCTTGAGTTCTTGAGAATTTCCAACCTTCACTTCTTGGAATTTTAATATTTTCGTAATGTGCCATTTTTTATAAAATTTTGATTTTTCTACTCTTTATTAAAAGGATTTCTACTTTCTCCCATAAGTAATAATCTGTTGTAAATTACGGCATGGGTGGTGGGGGTGGTGTTCCAGGTGCTGGCGGAGCAAAAATGCTTGCTAATTCCGCCACGTTTCCGGCAAAATCCCAATTTGCCATACCTTGTTTCCAAACGTACGTTTGGCGCGTAATCTGACCACTTTGTGCCATCATCTTCAGTTCCTGCAGATTGAATGGTCCGGACTGTGCGCCATTGATGCTAACGAGGTATTGCACGGAAGGCATAGGTGGCGGGGTATTCATCGCACCTTGCATCTGCTGCCCCATATTCTGCATCATTCCAGCCATTTGTTGGCCAACAGCACCACCCATCATCATGCCTGTCATCATTCCGGCGGGATTCATACTATTGCCATCGCCGCTCATATTCATAGCACCCATCTGTCCCAGACTTTGCGCACCCGTTTTGAGTACTTCTGTCTGTTGGTCGAGAGAATGTGCCCCCATGAAGTTCGATTCCGTCTGCAAGCGCTGTGCACGTTGCATCTCTTCGCGCTGTATGCGGAGCGATTCTTCCATATTGGCGAGGTTGATGCGCTGAGTGTCTTGCATATTCCTTATGCCTAAATCAGTCTGTGCATTGATCGTTTTTGCCGTATTACCTGCTGTGAGTTCTCTCAATTCTTCATAGTAAG
Encoded here:
- a CDS encoding HigA family addiction module antitoxin translates to MGSLGYGAYPTHPGEVLKDELAERGISQRKLAESMGLTYSVVNEILNGHRPLTAKTALMFEAALDVPADSLMYLQTKYNMQTARKDTTLLSNIKKIKKIAAVF
- a CDS encoding DUF4339 domain-containing protein → MNDQSFFSVDRLVEFGLSMAVAQQMVNMMNQTMRTMYIPGSIQSMPAPNPAAAPGMCPPPLPATCYVALEGKQVGPLSESELCSLITQGKVTKDSLCWFPGLTSWQPVENTPQVLRLVALAPPPMPNQ
- a CDS encoding type II toxin-antitoxin system RelE/ParE family toxin; its protein translation is MEISFEKDYLRELFYEGKTSDRHHRYQPEIVKRYIRVINILESVEKPVDLFRFRSLHYEKLIGDKVGLESVRVNKQYRVEFKSQPSGEITICRIIDLSNHYK